In a single window of the Sander lucioperca isolate FBNREF2018 chromosome 19, SLUC_FBN_1.2, whole genome shotgun sequence genome:
- the knl1 gene encoding kinetochore scaffold 1 isoform X3 encodes MEPLDPAKNDEGSGFTKRRISSILKAPQRSSMKFSDPVQQENVVECAKPVEKRNSRRVSFAPANNVLLFSKDGKNASPAKNPLQELITTTAAATKNRVQVAVTEDGIQQITGMETLLNAPLHASQQGQKVNFDTAGDLGEKTVIFSTDDEFMDMTHSHTINIAGDAELLPDISLQNYDPLPSRRVKTEMFTVNNGSMARNISSSVPSLDPEFEKFLASHSKQSGPSSSPVITRTKPASGAPSEEANRSLAQIKTQRANVDKENQAPTSVSAVVEKSLNTSRKIGELSYGSALCPEDDLSMDVTKAKTDSMLGFTDDDPFQCLFPTQEMYSRFDNRVSQTAEKTKQPQRSSKTLASFNPKDMTSLKNPGVHASHQRHKANLDTEDDYKEKTIMFSAGDEFMNMTQSHTVNIASSLLPPPNQNTRGKMDNASSLEERKRETCGAPGSSANALDPGFEDFLSSLSKPGASSGNPAIARTVPSAAASSKETVDTNSSLSQLQSNVGKGSQSLITSRIFEKSINGGTICPENDVSMDMTEAQTGRIIGLSASDDPFQFLFPTQDMYPHCEGLKKQEMTSGQKNSKALRSSNRAGMETALKPSLKTKVQRNPVKFDTEDDCREKPERISAYDACMDVTQSHTVNIVTGFELQSFQNVDVMPICGEKTFRLTTDDTSMDMTKCLTVNIAESVLPVKKQEDETCGLPRNRSSSARGVDPSFNKSLSKPSGPSVNPAVERMTPTAAQHGMGDSSNGRTICPEDDVNMTEAQTGRILGLPDTDDTPRCLFPTQDIYPQSGSLKKAQMTSRQQHNETLGTFRKGMDTSLVQRNQVKFDADDDCREKTVKFTADDACMDMTRSHTINIATDLKLQSHQNLDFSPAFGEKTMRFNITDAAMDVTRSHTVNIATDLKLQPHQDVDILPAGGEKTMRFNTTDAAMDVTRSHTVNIATDLKLQSHQYVDSLPAFGEKTMRFNTTDAAMDVTRSHTVNIATDLKLQSHQYVDSLPAFGEKTMRFNTTDAAMDVTRSHTVNIATDFEPQSHQDVDILPAGGEKTMRFADNDAAMDVTQCLTVNIASNSVSDSLLPRRDSNILFTHKDVDFPLSAKKTHRPRGNQSSSAHALDPGFKNSLSRKSGPWVRAVAPAAPSPQETPDTDGLLDQLKIQKPDVDTEKVALPFVSAVLEKSVNKTMTEGPEHDVSMNMTEAQTGGILEQTYTGEPPQCLSSTQDFNPDHLKKTEATPQQRNEALGSSNPGRVEIPNLPDSPDSNETGTSKEPKSKNLTCSLSQKMVNSPSAVDHDVDTAPSRKSRRMSLADIKSKVRRLSHMVSTAPDTIAMDSHTAPLPHLERDMDKTSNDKTKSLPVTEPQLEMGLVNTEENTQAQCVLQGEQPSATTTPFNLKTKQLMSRLSVGIFKAKLPQKRKPDDPKKGNSVDKHQRTVAVNVTNQLSNFVDDMSDIYNEELDSYEDMSETLDIMSPQNATEKVSASQEFDMDELLEKDVSEKDFISPVSGKKRPVPADENNVEDEKRLKVSTDVEMGFQPHVVECDSNATTVPSMTTQTTDYSNSSHTASIRCEATLESTYKQSLFESQLEDYANDVQRKLDDDTITLLEFFQLFNIDFVIHNPRQSILPGRLLSDTDRTPMDLLKDRHINRPKQMVYETDVLNLTEMVEGLKERMRDLDKPLKIVNRPLWEEVRNYSEKELKSFGAKLKERHNLFRKLSKVQSHEMKEVLYSNLVQANLKEQQRPRGMIEEADGMIKSLDDCIRELETELIAVEEKGFEDQPSLKSRQEEIQKVTEALEDNNRQISELEMQKKQTSNKLSRLKVETSNLESHVTALHMVNEWKFGEKKDNCSVYTFLYETLILQLVYEKSNGNDAANRSERKISHITLSLQLDDEKSLGNARLVHKLLSQYIEGETDWVEKYPTSRHVPQLLHDVSLVVSRCRLLGEELRRLKTWGSVRLNILNMSCVDTQVHFVFSSLKTFSQFEVIFSVSLIGQPYALQLQSFKNMIGNTTIQQIEEIVSSFSPSKNLLTKIVKKINENLLY; translated from the exons CAGCGGCAGCCACAAAAAATAG GGTCCAGGTGGCCGTCACTGAAGATGGGATTCAACAAATTACAG GAATGGAAACCCTATTGAATGCTCCTCTACATGCTTCTCAACAAGGGCAAAAG GTCAACTTTGATACTGCGGGTGACTTAGGGGAAAAAACTGTGATATTTTCTACAGATGATGAATTCATGGACATGACCCACAGTCACACAATAAACATTGCCGGTGATGCAGAATTACTTCCAGATATTTCCCTCCAGAACTATGACCCTTTACCCTCTAGAAGAGTGAAAACGGAGATGTTCACCGTGAATAATGGATCCATGGCGAGAAACATATCCTCATCAGTGCCTTCTTTGGATCCTGAATTTGAAAAATTCCTTGCAAGTCACTCGAAACAAAGTGGCCCCAGCTCTAGTCCGGTCATCACCAGAACAAAGCCTGCTTCTGGCGCACCCTCTGAAGAAGCAAACCGCTCTCTGGCCCAGATTAAAACACAAAGGGCTAATGTGGATAAAGAAAATCAGGCTCCAACTTCAGTTTCAGCTGTGGTGGAGAAGTCCCTTAATACATCCAGGAAGATTGGTGAATTATCTTATGGAAGTGCACTCTGTCCAGAAGATGATTTAAGCATGGATGTGACTAAAGCTAAGACAGACAGCATGCTGGGATTCACTGATGATGATCCCTTTCAGTGTCTTTTTCCCACACAAGAAATGTACTCCCGCTTTGACAACAGAGTGTCACAGACAGCAGAGAAGACCAAACAACCGCAGAGAAGCAGTAAAACACTGGCATCATTCAACCCTAAAG ATATGACATCCTTGAAGAATCCGGGTGTACATGCTTCTCATCAAAGACACAAG GCCAACCTTGATACAGAAGATGATTACAAAGAGAAAACAATAATGTTCTCTGCAGGTGATGAGTTTATGAATATGACTCAGAGTCACACGGTAAACATTGCCAGTAGTTTATTACCACCTCCGAACCAAAACACTCGTGGAAAAATGGACAATGCTTCATCTCTGGAGGAGAGAAAGCGCGAGACCTGTGGTGCGCCTGGCTCGTCGGCTAATGCTTTGGATCCAGGATTTGAAGACTTCCTTTCAAGTCTCTCTAAACCAGGCGCCTCCAGTGGTAATCCTGCGATTGCCAGAACGGTACCTTCTGCTGCAGCATCCTCTAAGGAAACCGTTGACACAAACAGCTCCCTGTCCCAGCTTCAAAGTAATGTTGGGAAAGGAAGTCAGTCCCTCATTACATCCAGGATCTTTGAAAAATCCATTAATGGAGGTACAATCTGTCCTGAAAACGATGTGAGCATGGATATGACTGAAGCTCAGACGGGCCGCATAATAGGGCTCAGCGCCTCAGATGATCCTTTCCAGTTTCTTTTTCCCACACAAGACATGTACCCCCACTGTGAAGGTCTGAAGAAACAAGAGATGACCTCAGGACAGAAGAACAGCAAAGCGCTGAGGTCATCTAACCGTGCGG GTATGGAAACTGCATTGAAGCCATCTTTGAAGACAAAGGTGCAAAGAAATCCG gtcaaatttgatacggaagatgactgcagagagaaaCCTGAGAGGATTTCTGCATATGATGCATGTATGGatgtgacacaaagtcacactGTAAACATTGTCACTGGTTTCGAGCTGCAGTCGTTTCAAAATGTGGATGTTATGCCTATATGTGGAGAGAAAACCTTTAGGCTCACTACAGATGATACCTCTATGGATATGACCAAGTGCCTCACTGTAAATATTGCGGAATCAGTTCTTCCTGTGAAGAAACAAGAAGATGAGACATGTGGTCTGCCTAGAAACAGATCTTCATCAGCACGCGGTGTGGATCCAAGCTTTAATAAGAGCCTCTCAAAACCAAGTGGGCCCAGTGTCAATCCTGCGGTCGAAAGGATGACGCCTACAGCTGCACAACACGGCATGGGAGACTCATCGAATGGAAGGACAATCTGTCCAGAAGATGATGTAAACATGACTGAAGCTCAAACGGGCCGCATTTTAGGACTCCCAGATACAGATGATACTCCTCGGTGTCTTTTCCCCACACAAGACATTTACCCCCAAAGTGGCAGTTTGAAGAAAGCACAGATGACTTCACGACAGCAGCACAATGAAACACTGGGAACATTCCGTAAAGGTAT GGATACCTCGTTGGTGCAAAGAAATCAG GTCAAGTTTGATGCTGATGACGactgcagagagaaaacagTGAAGTTTACTGCTGACGATGCCTGTATGGATATGACAAGAAGTCACACTATAAACATTGCCACTGATTTAAAACTGCAGTCACATCAAAATCTGGACTTTTCCCCTGCTTTTGGAGAGAAGACCATGAGATTCAATATAACTGATGCAGCTATGGATGTGACAAGAAGTcacactgtaaacattgccACTGATTTAAAACTGCAGCCACACCAAGATGTGGACATTTTACCTGCTGGTGGAGAGAAGACAATGAG ATTCAATACAACTGATGCAGCGATGGATGTGACAAGAAGTcacactgtaaacattgccACTGATTTAAAATTGCAGTCACACCAATATGTGGACTCCTTACCTGCTTTTGGAGAGAAGACCATGAGATTCAACACAACTGATGCAGCTATGGATGTGACAAGAAGTcacactgtaaac attgccACCGATTTAAAATTGCAGTCACACCAATATGTGGACTCCTTACCTGCTTTTGGAGAGAAGACCATGAGATTCAACACAACTGATGCAGCTATGGATGTGACAAGAAGTcacactgtaaacattgccACCGATTTCGAACCACAGTCACACCAAGATGTGGACATTTTACCTGCTGGTGGAGAGAAGACAATGAGGTTCGCTGACAATGATGCAGCTATGGATGTGACCCAATGTCTCACTGTAAATATTGCCAGCAATTCAGTATCAGATTCACTTCTTCCACGCCGAGATTCTAATATTTTATTCACCCATAAAGACGTGGATTTTCCTTTATCTGCAAAGAAGACGCATCGTCCGCGCGGAAACCAATCTTCATCCGCACACGCTTTGGATCCAGGGTTTAAAAACTCCCTGTCTAGGAAGAGTGGCCCCTGGGTTAGAGCAGTGGCTCCTGCTGCACCGTCCCCTCAAGAAACTCCAGACACAGATGGCTTACTGGACCAACTTAAAATACAGAAGCCTGATGTGGATACTGAAAAGGTAGCTTTACCTTTTGTTTCAGCTGTCTTGGAGAAGTCAGTGAATAAAACCATGACAGAAGGTCCAGAGCACGATGTAAGCATGAATATGACTGAAGCTCAAACAGGCGGCATTTTGGAACAAACGTATACAGGTGAGCCACCTCAGTGCCTTTCTTCCACACAGGACTTCAATCCTGACCATTTGAAGAAAACCGAGGCAACTCCACAACAGAGAAATGAAGCACTGGGATCCTCCAACCCTGGCCGGGTGGAAATCCCAAACCTTCCCGATTCTCCTGACTCAAATGAAACTGGCACCAGTAAGGAACCCAAATCAAAAAATCTAACTTGTAGTTTATCACAGAAAATGGTGAATTCACCCTCTGCTGTTGACCATGATGTTGATACAGCGCCTTCACGGAAGTCCAGACGGATGAGTTTAGCCGATATTAAGTCAAAAGTAAGGCGTTTGAGTCACATGGTGAGTACAGCTCCTGATACTATTGCCATGGACAGCCACACAGCACCCTTGCCTCACCTGGAACGGGACATGGACAAAACCTCAAACGACAAAACCAAATCCCTACCTGTAACAGAGCCTCAACTTGAGATGGGTTTGGTAAACACAGAAGAAAATACACAAGCTCAATGTGTTCTGCAAGGAGAACAACCCTCTGCTACCACAACTCCTTTCAACTTGAAGACTAAACAACTTATGTCAAGACTCTCGGTGGGAATATTTAAGGCAAAACTCCCCCAAAAAAGAAAACCGGATGATCCAAAGAAGGGGAATTCTGTGGACAAACATCAAAGGACAGTCGCTGTCAATGTTACTAATCAACTGAGCAACTTTGTCGATGATATGAGCGATATTTACAATGAAGAGCTTGATAGCTATGAAGATATGTCTGAAACCCTGGACATAATGAGTCCTCAGAATGCCACTGAAAAAGTGAGTGCTTCCCAAGAGTTCGACATGGATGAGCTTTTAGAGAAAGATGTATCTGAAAAGGACTTTATTAGTCCCGTCAGTGGAAAAAAGAGACCTGTGCCAGCAGATGAAAATAATGTGGAGGATGAGAAGAGACTGAAAGTATCCACTGATGTTGAAATG GGATTTCAGCCTCATGTTGTGGAGTGTGACAGCAACGCTACTACAGTTCCAAGCATGACTACACAGACCACAGATTACTCCAACAGCAGTCACACAGCCAGCATCAGATGTGAAGCTACATTGGAATCAA CTTACAAACAAAGCCTGTTTGAATCCCAGCTAGAAGACTACGCCAATGATGTTCAGAGG AAACTCGATGATGACACTATTACATTGTTAGAGTTCTTTCAACTCTTCAACATAGACTTTGTCATCCATAATCCTCGGCAAAGCATCCTTCCTGGCAGA cTTTTGTCAGACACAGATCGCACACCAATGGATTTATTGAAAGACAGGCACATCAACCGTCCTAAACAGATGGTGTATGAGACAGATGTCCTCAACCTTACAGAGATGGTGGAGGG GTTGAAGGAGCGAATGCGGGACCTAGACAAACCACTGAAGATTGTGAATAGACCTTTGTGGGAAGAAGTGAGAAATTATTCAGAGAAGGAG CTCAAATCTTTTGGTGCCAAACTAAAAGAGAGACATAACCTGTTCAGAAAGTTGAGCAAAGTTCAGTCGCATGAAATGAAGGAGGTGTTGTACTCCAATCTTGTGCAGGCTAATCTG AAGGAGCAACAGAGGCCGAGAGGAATGATCGAGGAAGCAGATGGGATGATAAAAAGCTTGGACGACTGTATTCGTGAATTAGAAACCG AACTTATTGCAGTTGAAGAAAAAGGCTTCGAAGACCAACCAAGTCTGAAATCACGTCAGGAAG aaATACAAAAAGTCACAGAGGCTTTGGAGGATAATAACCG ACAAATATCCGAACTGGAGATGCAGAAGAAGCAGACTTCAAATAAACTGAGCAGGCTGAAAGTGGAGACGAGCAACCTTGAGAGCCACGTCACCGCGCTGCATAT GGTGAATGAATGGAAGTTTGGGGAGAAGAAAGACAACTGCAGTGTCTACACTTTCCTCTATGAGACCTTGATTCTACAGTTGGTGTATGAAAAATCCAATG gaaATGATGCTGCTAATCGGTCTGAGAGGAAAATATCGCACATCACATTGAGTCTTCAACTTGACG ATGAAAAGTCGCTGGGTAATGCCCGCcttgttcacaaactgctctctCAGTACATCGAGGGAGAAACTGACTGGGTGGAGAAATATCCAACGAGCAGACATGTTCCCCAG CTGCTCCATGACGTGAGCCTGGTGGTGAGTCGCTGTCGTCTGCTGGGAGAGGAGTTGCGTCGGCTGAAAACGTGGGGAAGTGTGAGGCTCAACATTCTCAACATGAGCTGTGTGGACACTCA agTGCACTTTGTCTTCAGCAGTCTCAAGACATTTTCCCAGTTTGAGGTGATCTTCTCTGTCAG